One genomic window of Roseateles sp. DAIF2 includes the following:
- a CDS encoding DMT family transporter, producing MHTSSSSSSLRPTASPRALGLAALVLAGLTWASLYLVAKPLLGQVRPAAFTLIRYSIAALVYAALLLPRGAAPWRQLRRHGPRLALLGLLGYGFFGLMLLLGLALSNPAHGATLVATAPITTQLLRWALDGQRPAPALLGSSLLALLGVAIVAGLLGQAAALDARMLLGDLLTLAGTLGWVLYTRGAARLPELDPLAYSGLSAIAVWPLLALAVLGAAALGLVELPSAAQLRAHWAGLLYVGIVPSVLGVLAYMLGVRLLGAVTGTAFLNLIPVLVLALSALLGQPPSGRELLGGAVVVAALLLHSALGQRRPATAVTTTTS from the coding sequence ATGCACACCTCCTCTTCATCTTCTTCGCTTCGTCCAACCGCCTCGCCGCGCGCCCTGGGCCTGGCCGCGCTGGTACTGGCCGGCCTGACCTGGGCCAGCCTCTACCTGGTCGCCAAGCCGCTGCTGGGCCAGGTGCGGCCGGCCGCCTTCACCCTGATCCGCTACAGCATCGCCGCCCTGGTCTATGCCGCCCTGCTGCTGCCGCGCGGCGCCGCGCCCTGGCGCCAGCTGCGCCGCCATGGGCCGCGCCTGGCCCTGCTGGGCCTGCTCGGCTACGGCTTCTTCGGCCTGATGCTGCTGCTGGGGCTGGCGCTGTCGAACCCGGCGCATGGCGCGACCCTGGTGGCGACGGCGCCGATCACGACCCAGCTGCTGCGCTGGGCGCTGGACGGTCAGCGCCCGGCGCCGGCCCTGCTGGGCAGCAGCCTGCTGGCGCTGCTGGGCGTGGCCATCGTCGCGGGCCTGCTGGGCCAGGCGGCGGCGCTCGACGCGCGCATGCTGCTGGGCGACCTGCTGACCTTGGCCGGCACCCTGGGCTGGGTGCTCTACACCCGCGGCGCGGCGCGCCTGCCGGAGCTGGACCCGCTGGCCTACTCGGGCCTGAGCGCGATCGCGGTATGGCCGCTGCTGGCCTTGGCGGTACTGGGCGCGGCGGCGCTGGGCCTGGTCGAGCTGCCCAGCGCCGCGCAGCTGCGCGCGCATTGGGCCGGCCTGCTGTATGTGGGCATCGTGCCCTCGGTGCTCGGGGTGCTGGCCTATATGCTGGGCGTGCGCCTGCTCGGCGCGGTCACCGGCACGGCCTTCCTGAACCTGATTCCGGTCCTGGTGCTGGCCCTGAGCGCGCTGCTGGGCCAGCCGCCCTCGGGCCGGGAGCTGCTGGGCGGCGCGGTCGTCGTGGCGGCCCTGCTGCTGCACAGCGCGCTGGGCCAGCGGCGCCCGGCCACTGCTGTGACGACCACTACTTCTTGA
- a CDS encoding ChaN family lipoprotein — translation MRSIPFLLTAAVSALLLAGCAGAPREAAAPADAALAAAPFLLLGEVHDNPAHHEARAALLAKLLADGRRTTVVFEQMGRERDAALAAAPREAEAQSQAGQLDRQGWRWPLHKPLFDAALAGGAQLRGGNITREQARALVREGESAWPADLAPLKSGTPWGEPQQQALLADIEQGHCNAMPARMLPGMALAQRGRDAAMAQAMLKARADGAERVVLIAGNGHVRRDLAVPLYLQAAGVPAAQILSRGYLEEGSGSPAAAAPYDSVQRAAKAQREDPCAAFIKK, via the coding sequence ATGCGATCCATCCCCTTCCTCCTCACCGCCGCCGTTTCCGCCCTGCTGCTGGCGGGTTGCGCCGGCGCGCCGCGCGAGGCCGCCGCGCCCGCCGATGCCGCCTTGGCTGCTGCGCCCTTCCTGCTGCTGGGCGAGGTGCACGACAACCCGGCGCATCATGAGGCGCGCGCCGCGCTGCTGGCCAAGCTGCTGGCCGACGGGCGCCGCACCACGGTCGTGTTCGAGCAGATGGGGCGCGAGCGGGACGCGGCGCTGGCCGCCGCGCCGCGCGAGGCCGAGGCGCAGAGCCAGGCCGGCCAGCTGGATCGCCAGGGCTGGCGCTGGCCGCTGCACAAGCCGCTGTTCGATGCGGCGCTGGCCGGCGGCGCCCAGCTTCGCGGCGGCAACATCACGCGCGAGCAGGCGCGCGCGCTGGTGCGGGAGGGCGAGTCCGCCTGGCCCGCCGACCTGGCGCCGCTGAAGTCCGGCACGCCCTGGGGCGAACCACAGCAGCAGGCCCTGCTGGCCGATATCGAGCAGGGCCATTGCAATGCGATGCCGGCGCGCATGCTGCCCGGCATGGCTTTGGCCCAGCGCGGCCGCGACGCGGCGATGGCCCAGGCGATGCTGAAGGCGCGCGCCGATGGCGCCGAGCGCGTGGTGCTGATCGCCGGCAACGGCCATGTGCGGCGCGACCTGGCGGTGCCGCTGTACCTGCAGGCTGCCGGCGTGCCGGCCGCGCAGATCCTCAGCCGCGGTTATCTGGAGGAGGGCAGCGGGTCGCCGGCCGCGGCCGCGCCCTATGACTCGGTGCAGCGCGCCGCCAAGGCGCAGCGCGAGGATCCCTGCGCCGCCTTCATCAAGAAGTAG
- a CDS encoding TonB-dependent receptor domain-containing protein, with protein MPYSQSHNLPRLAPLALALLLAQQSAWAADEVQSVPTVQVTGSRILRAKAEGANPVTVIRADDLSRQGYKNVFDALQALTQNTGFTQGADYGNTFTPAANAISLRGLGPNHTLTLINGRRIADYPTAYSGSVNFVDLANVPSALIDRIEILSGGASAVYGSDAIAGVVNIILKKSTDGLRLNLKAGATEQGGGENARLQLTGGIEAGALSGIWGLELSARQPIWSRQRDFMADSTLQGAAPTAVFTRQDAGAKTYFDPGAGTCEALSGLFEGSVKRHTVKAGSYCATGRASPSYWTTQTGNRSSNFAALLNYQLNDKTELFAEGLLGFNTTENNTRGPSWTSLAATSGYFRNALTDKLETWTRRLAPEEIGGIDNFNREWRDRSGNLALGARGELGAWGYELVYNASVYHNKTPVPRLLANIDEFFLGKQQGVDAKGIPIFAPDPKRLFTALTPAEYAGVSGTSEGNNKAWTHSLGLSVSRELFQLPAGPLQFAALAEIGGQGFSNRSDPRLGQGVFYNTTDVALVKGTRQRSAFGAELHAPVTKQINATFAGRYDDYRFAGRSDDQFTYQGGLEFRPNDQLLLRANHATSFRAPDMNYIYSLETKGYYPSSTDYFRCAQTNQPLADCTYRNISPGFNFVRNGSRDLQSETGRSQGLGLVWSPNKDFDVSLDFWKIHIDDLVTNLSHDVLLRDEALCRTGAKDIGSPTCADALRRVRRNPADAVVRPGEVKEILVNPINAAQQSTRGFDLGGRYAWQTENAGRFQLGAKYTKVQKYVYRQFAGDTSSNKVGTRDFGDWPEKLVTTLSWSLGPLSSTLTVTRNGKIPDDDKGWIKPRTLLNLSAGYELSERSRLNVIINNLTNSVPRDSSSGWPFYPVGYYSPHGRQGWIEFEHKFGA; from the coding sequence ATGCCGTATTCCCAATCGCACAATCTGCCCCGCCTGGCGCCGCTGGCGCTGGCCCTGCTGCTGGCGCAGCAATCCGCCTGGGCGGCCGATGAGGTGCAGAGCGTCCCGACCGTGCAGGTCACCGGCTCGCGCATCCTGCGCGCCAAGGCCGAGGGCGCCAACCCGGTGACCGTGATCCGCGCCGACGACCTGTCCCGCCAGGGCTACAAGAACGTGTTCGACGCGCTGCAGGCGCTGACCCAGAACACCGGCTTCACCCAGGGCGCGGACTATGGCAACACCTTCACGCCGGCGGCCAACGCGATCAGCCTGCGCGGCCTAGGCCCGAATCACACGCTGACCCTGATCAACGGCCGCCGCATCGCCGACTACCCGACCGCCTACAGCGGCTCGGTCAACTTCGTGGACCTGGCCAATGTGCCCTCGGCCCTGATCGACCGCATCGAGATCCTGAGCGGCGGTGCCTCGGCCGTCTACGGCTCGGACGCAATCGCCGGCGTGGTCAACATCATCCTGAAGAAGAGCACCGACGGCCTGCGCCTGAACCTGAAGGCCGGCGCCACCGAACAGGGCGGCGGCGAGAACGCGCGGCTGCAGCTGACCGGCGGCATCGAGGCCGGCGCGCTGAGCGGCATCTGGGGCCTGGAGCTGAGCGCACGCCAGCCGATCTGGAGCCGCCAGCGCGACTTCATGGCCGACAGCACCCTGCAGGGCGCCGCTCCCACCGCGGTGTTCACCCGCCAGGACGCCGGCGCCAAGACCTACTTCGATCCCGGCGCCGGCACCTGCGAGGCCTTGAGCGGTCTGTTCGAGGGCAGCGTCAAGCGCCATACGGTCAAGGCCGGCAGCTACTGCGCCACCGGCCGTGCCTCGCCCAGCTACTGGACCACCCAGACCGGCAACCGCAGCAGCAACTTCGCCGCGCTGCTGAACTACCAGCTGAACGACAAGACCGAGCTGTTCGCTGAGGGCCTGCTGGGCTTCAACACCACCGAGAACAACACGCGCGGCCCGTCCTGGACCTCGCTGGCCGCCACCTCGGGCTATTTCCGCAATGCGCTGACCGACAAGCTCGAAACCTGGACCCGGCGCCTCGCGCCCGAGGAGATCGGCGGCATCGACAACTTCAACCGCGAATGGCGCGACCGCTCCGGCAACCTGGCGCTGGGCGCGCGCGGCGAGCTGGGCGCCTGGGGCTATGAGCTGGTCTACAACGCCTCGGTCTATCACAACAAGACGCCGGTGCCGCGCCTGCTGGCCAATATCGACGAGTTCTTCCTCGGCAAGCAGCAGGGCGTGGACGCCAAGGGCATCCCGATCTTCGCGCCCGATCCGAAGCGCCTGTTCACCGCCTTGACGCCGGCCGAGTACGCCGGCGTCAGCGGCACCAGCGAGGGCAACAACAAGGCCTGGACGCACAGCCTGGGCCTGTCGGTCAGCCGCGAGCTGTTCCAGTTGCCGGCCGGCCCGCTGCAGTTCGCCGCGCTCGCCGAGATCGGCGGCCAGGGCTTCAGCAACCGCTCCGATCCGCGCCTGGGCCAGGGCGTGTTCTACAACACCACCGACGTGGCCCTGGTCAAGGGCACACGCCAGCGCTCGGCCTTCGGCGCCGAGCTGCATGCGCCGGTGACCAAGCAGATCAACGCGACCTTCGCTGGCCGCTACGACGACTACCGCTTCGCCGGCCGCAGCGACGACCAGTTCACCTACCAGGGCGGGCTGGAGTTCCGGCCCAACGACCAGCTGCTGCTGCGCGCCAACCATGCGACCAGCTTCCGCGCGCCGGACATGAACTACATCTACTCGCTGGAGACCAAGGGCTACTACCCCTCCTCGACCGACTACTTCCGCTGCGCGCAGACCAACCAGCCGCTGGCCGACTGCACCTACCGCAATATCTCGCCGGGCTTCAACTTCGTGCGCAACGGCAGCCGCGACCTGCAGTCCGAGACCGGCCGCAGCCAGGGCCTGGGCCTGGTCTGGTCGCCCAACAAGGACTTCGACGTCTCGCTGGACTTCTGGAAGATCCATATCGATGACCTGGTCACCAACCTGAGCCATGACGTGCTGCTGCGCGACGAGGCCCTGTGCCGCACCGGCGCCAAGGACATCGGCAGCCCGACCTGCGCCGACGCGCTGCGCCGTGTGCGCCGCAACCCGGCCGACGCGGTGGTGCGCCCCGGCGAGGTCAAGGAGATCCTGGTCAACCCGATCAATGCCGCGCAGCAGAGCACCCGCGGCTTCGACCTGGGCGGGCGCTACGCCTGGCAGACCGAGAACGCCGGCCGCTTCCAGTTGGGCGCGAAGTACACCAAGGTGCAGAAGTACGTCTACCGCCAGTTCGCCGGCGACACCTCCAGCAACAAGGTCGGCACGCGCGACTTCGGCGACTGGCCGGAAAAGCTGGTGACCACCCTGAGCTGGAGCCTGGGCCCGCTGTCCAGCACCCTGACCGTCACCCGCAACGGCAAGATTCCCGACGACGACAAGGGCTGGATCAAGCCGCGCACCCTGCTCAACCTGAGCGCCGGCTATGAGCTGAGCGAGCGCAGCCGGCTCAACGTGATCATCAACAACCTGACCAACAGCGTGCCGCGCGACAGCTCCAGCGGCTGGCCCTTCTACCCGGTGGGCTACTACAGCCCGCATGGCCGCCAGGGCTGGATCGAGTTTGAGCACAAATTTGGTGCATAA
- a CDS encoding choice-of-anchor A family protein, whose translation MTQQKRKSAKKIGIAAVMGLLASLATSSALALPVIDFGAAQGYSGFFFGNVSGATDVEGRLAVGGNLTRGFDVGYRNAYNSSAPSLVVKGNVSLTNDSGNRSGSVYNGPKYNTDTNSSIGPSNAPWVTGQTAPGNIVYGGTLNAADWQYGSATKNANYLDFDAAKTQLSGLSSQLSTQAKNGSWAAAAGGLTLTGDGVSDVQIFDLGNLGNISNLTLTNVKAGAHIVINSSAKQVTFGGFLGGDKANSSDVQAQHRDRLVFNLSQATNVSVNSFLNGSVLAVNAAVSGSGHLEGTLIANTLGPSANGSRLELGYEPFVPTSPVPEPQTYAMLLAGLAAIGFIAVRRNKRRD comes from the coding sequence ATGACACAACAAAAGCGTAAGTCCGCCAAGAAGATTGGTATTGCAGCGGTCATGGGCCTGCTGGCCAGCCTGGCCACCAGCAGCGCGCTGGCTCTGCCGGTGATCGATTTTGGTGCGGCCCAGGGCTATAGCGGCTTCTTCTTCGGCAATGTCAGCGGTGCGACGGACGTCGAGGGCCGCCTGGCGGTCGGCGGCAATCTGACCCGCGGTTTCGATGTCGGCTATCGCAACGCCTACAACTCCAGCGCCCCCAGCCTGGTGGTGAAGGGCAATGTGTCCCTGACCAACGACTCGGGCAACAGGTCCGGCTCCGTCTACAACGGCCCGAAGTACAACACCGACACCAACAGCTCGATCGGCCCGAGCAACGCTCCCTGGGTCACCGGCCAAACTGCACCGGGCAACATCGTCTACGGTGGCACTCTGAATGCTGCGGACTGGCAGTACGGCAGCGCGACCAAGAACGCCAACTACCTGGACTTCGACGCCGCCAAGACCCAGCTGAGCGGCCTGTCCAGCCAGTTGTCCACCCAGGCCAAGAACGGCAGCTGGGCCGCCGCCGCCGGTGGCCTGACCCTGACCGGTGACGGCGTCTCCGACGTGCAGATCTTCGATCTGGGCAACCTGGGCAATATCAGCAACCTGACCCTGACCAACGTCAAGGCCGGCGCGCATATCGTGATCAACAGCAGCGCCAAGCAGGTGACCTTCGGCGGCTTCCTGGGCGGCGACAAGGCCAACTCCAGTGATGTCCAGGCCCAGCACCGCGACCGCCTGGTCTTCAACCTGAGCCAGGCCACCAATGTCAGCGTCAACAGCTTCCTGAACGGCAGCGTGCTGGCGGTGAACGCCGCGGTGTCCGGCTCGGGCCATCTGGAAGGCACCCTGATCGCCAACACTTTGGGCCCCTCGGCCAACGGTAGCCGTCTGGAGCTGGGCTACGAGCCGTTCGTCCCGACCAGCCCGGTGCCGGAACCCCAGACCTACGCGATGCTGCTGGCCGGTCTGGCCGCGATCGGCTTCATCGCCGTGCGCCGCAACAAGCGCCGCGACTGA
- a CDS encoding lytic transglycosylase domain-containing protein, whose protein sequence is MLMLTSMSQAALAQTEAMLTLESLPRPTMPPAEAGPVVPVQVQRWRREAEAAEHGDNGQPRDPVLAAQLYCRAARFGDAVAQYNLAWMLTNARGIARDDAQAAYLFAAAAEQGLAQAQAMAARLGEPLGAPPPCLRPPDGEAPPLAAAGRKPPAVLAKALPPPPPANAPDSIVRFVKLEAPQYQLAPHLVLAVMATESNFDPQALSPKKAQGLMQLIPDTAARFNVRRPGDPVQNIRGGMAYLRWLMAYFEGDVALVLAAYNAGERAVDRYRGVPPYAETRHYVRKILAAIGGQVSHPFDASVAQPSQMLALLRGTQ, encoded by the coding sequence ATGCTGATGCTGACGAGCATGAGCCAGGCCGCGCTGGCCCAGACCGAGGCCATGCTGACCCTGGAATCCCTGCCGCGGCCGACCATGCCGCCGGCCGAGGCGGGGCCGGTGGTGCCGGTGCAGGTGCAGCGCTGGCGCCGTGAGGCCGAGGCCGCCGAGCATGGCGACAACGGCCAGCCGCGCGACCCGGTGCTGGCGGCCCAGCTCTACTGCCGCGCCGCGCGCTTCGGCGACGCGGTGGCCCAGTACAACCTGGCCTGGATGCTGACCAATGCGCGCGGCATCGCGCGCGACGATGCGCAGGCCGCCTACCTGTTCGCCGCCGCGGCCGAGCAGGGCCTGGCCCAGGCCCAGGCGATGGCGGCGCGGCTGGGCGAGCCGCTGGGCGCGCCGCCGCCCTGCCTGCGCCCGCCCGATGGCGAGGCGCCGCCGCTGGCCGCCGCCGGCAGGAAGCCGCCCGCGGTGCTGGCCAAGGCGCTGCCGCCCCCGCCGCCGGCCAATGCGCCCGATTCGATCGTGCGCTTCGTCAAGCTGGAGGCGCCGCAATACCAGCTGGCGCCGCATCTGGTGTTGGCGGTGATGGCCACCGAATCGAACTTCGACCCACAGGCCCTGTCGCCGAAGAAGGCCCAGGGCCTGATGCAGCTGATCCCCGACACCGCGGCGCGCTTCAATGTGCGGCGCCCGGGCGATCCGGTGCAGAACATCCGCGGCGGCATGGCCTATCTGCGCTGGCTGATGGCCTACTTCGAGGGCGACGTGGCCCTGGTGCTGGCGGCCTACAACGCCGGCGAGCGCGCGGTGGACCGCTACCGCGGCGTGCCGCCCTATGCCGAGACGCGCCACTATGTGCGCAAGATCCTGGCCGCGATCGGCGGCCAGGTCTCGCATCCCTTCGACGCCTCGGTGGCCCAGCCCTCGCAGATGCTGGCGCTGCTGCGCGGCACGCAGTAA
- a CDS encoding MFS transporter, producing MPSASLAGPAPRRIQAATRLAFFIAGLAMAAWAPLVPLAQQRAGLDEAQLGLLLLCLGTGSLLAMPLSGLLVARHGCRAVLVGATLLIAAVLPALAIAAQPLALAGALFLFGVGMGALDCSANLQAVMVERDSGRPMMSGFHGLWSVGGIAGAGGVSALLALGLSAPAAVGLVVALVLLALAWARAGFLPHGAPGSGAAFALPRGIVLLIGGLCFIVFLAEGAMLDWSAVFLSDRHGVGAAQAGLGYTAFATTMTLGRLSGDRIVARLGPGRVIVIGALCAAGGLALSTWVPQWQGALAGYALVGLGCSNIVPVLYSAIGRQRRMPESLAVPAVTTLGYAGILIGPAAIGAVAASSSLRGAFIGLALLMLGVAASARALPVGAPRA from the coding sequence ATGCCCTCAGCTTCCCTCGCCGGCCCCGCGCCGCGTCGCATCCAGGCCGCCACGCGCCTGGCCTTCTTCATCGCCGGGCTGGCGATGGCCGCCTGGGCGCCGCTGGTGCCGCTGGCCCAGCAGCGCGCGGGGCTGGACGAGGCGCAGCTGGGCCTGCTGCTGCTGTGCCTGGGCACCGGCTCGCTGCTGGCGATGCCGCTGAGCGGGCTGCTGGTGGCGCGCCATGGCTGCCGCGCGGTGCTGGTCGGCGCGACCCTGCTGATCGCCGCGGTGCTGCCGGCGCTGGCGATCGCGGCCCAGCCGCTGGCGCTGGCCGGCGCGCTGTTCCTGTTCGGCGTCGGCATGGGGGCGCTGGACTGCAGTGCCAATCTGCAGGCGGTGATGGTCGAGCGCGACAGCGGCCGGCCGATGATGTCGGGCTTTCATGGCCTGTGGAGCGTCGGCGGCATCGCCGGGGCCGGCGGCGTCAGCGCGCTGCTGGCGCTGGGCCTGAGCGCGCCGGCCGCGGTGGGCCTGGTCGTGGCCCTGGTGCTGCTGGCGCTGGCCTGGGCCCGCGCAGGCTTTCTGCCGCATGGCGCGCCGGGCAGCGGCGCGGCCTTCGCGCTGCCGCGCGGCATCGTGCTGCTGATCGGCGGCCTGTGCTTCATCGTGTTCCTGGCCGAGGGCGCGATGCTCGACTGGAGCGCGGTGTTCCTCTCGGACAGGCATGGCGTCGGCGCCGCGCAGGCGGGCCTGGGCTACACCGCCTTCGCGACCACGATGACCCTGGGCCGGCTCAGCGGCGACCGCATCGTCGCGCGCCTGGGGCCGGGGCGGGTGATCGTGATCGGCGCGCTGTGCGCGGCCGGCGGGCTGGCGCTGTCGACCTGGGTGCCGCAATGGCAGGGCGCGCTCGCCGGCTATGCGCTGGTGGGCCTGGGCTGCTCCAACATCGTGCCGGTGCTCTACAGCGCAATCGGCCGCCAGCGCCGCATGCCGGAGAGCCTGGCGGTGCCGGCGGTGACGACCCTGGGCTATGCCGGCATCCTGATCGGGCCGGCCGCGATCGGCGCGGTCGCGGCCTCCAGCAGCCTGCGCGGCGCCTTCATCGGGCTGGCGCTGCTGATGCTGGGCGTGGCGGCCAGCGCGCGGGCGCTGCCGGTGGGTGCGCCCAGGGCATAG
- a CDS encoding LysR substrate-binding domain-containing protein has translation MRKLPALGALRAFEAAARRLSFKLAAEELNVTPTAISHQIRQLEEQLGQPLFERETRKVRLTAAGHLLFPPLREGFDAFERAVAQVQRHRPAKVATLSGTIAFVAKRLAPRAGAFRAAYPDWTLRLDASDQPVDLDVDADAAIRYGGGDYPGLVVEPLFGDRFAPVCSPRLGLRDMADLRRATLIHFDWGERARRSGRAPVWRDWLAHAGLADIDAEAGLSFTDEIHALQATLAGQGVGLLSLSLVAEELAAGTLVQPFALSLESFRYDLVYSPRAAERPATQRLRDWVRAEFGGRSTTESNSPVD, from the coding sequence ATGCGAAAGCTGCCCGCCCTCGGCGCCCTGCGCGCCTTCGAAGCCGCCGCCCGGCGCCTGAGCTTCAAGCTGGCGGCCGAGGAGCTGAACGTCACGCCCACCGCGATCAGCCACCAGATCCGCCAGCTGGAGGAACAGCTGGGTCAGCCGCTGTTCGAGCGAGAGACCCGCAAGGTGCGGCTGACCGCGGCCGGCCATCTGCTGTTCCCGCCGCTGCGCGAGGGCTTCGACGCCTTCGAGCGCGCGGTGGCCCAGGTGCAGCGGCACCGCCCGGCCAAGGTCGCCACCCTGAGCGGCACCATCGCCTTCGTCGCCAAGCGCCTGGCGCCGCGCGCCGGCGCCTTCCGCGCCGCCTATCCCGACTGGACCCTGCGCCTGGATGCCTCGGACCAGCCGGTGGACCTGGACGTCGACGCCGATGCCGCGATCCGCTATGGCGGCGGCGACTATCCCGGCCTGGTGGTCGAGCCGCTGTTCGGCGACCGCTTCGCGCCGGTCTGCAGCCCGCGCCTGGGTTTGCGCGACATGGCCGACCTGCGCCGCGCCACCCTGATCCATTTCGACTGGGGCGAGCGGGCGCGCCGCAGCGGCCGGGCCCCGGTCTGGCGCGACTGGCTGGCGCACGCCGGCCTCGCGGACATCGATGCCGAGGCCGGCTTGTCCTTCACCGACGAGATCCATGCGCTGCAGGCCACCCTGGCCGGCCAGGGCGTCGGCCTGTTGAGCCTGAGTCTGGTGGCCGAGGAGCTGGCCGCCGGCACCCTGGTCCAGCCCTTTGCGCTGAGCCTGGAGAGCTTCCGCTACGACCTGGTCTACAGCCCGCGCGCCGCCGAGCGCCCCGCCACCCAGCGCCTGCGCGACTGGGTGCGGGCCGAGTTCGGCGGTCGCTCGACGACTGAATCTAATTCACCTGTCGACTGA
- a CDS encoding RidA family protein, whose protein sequence is MNHAALEQVHTQPDPYAPYLLSQAIRAGGFLFVSGQAGVGDDGRIVGASGDFDAQADQAFRNLRRALEAGGSSLRRVVKVTIFLTAMAENFPKIVELRRRWFSAPYPADTIVEVKALYSPEAMIEIEAIALPETEQAR, encoded by the coding sequence ATGAACCACGCTGCCCTCGAACAAGTCCACACCCAGCCCGACCCCTACGCGCCCTACCTGCTGTCGCAGGCGATCCGCGCCGGCGGCTTCCTCTTCGTCTCCGGCCAGGCCGGCGTCGGCGACGACGGCCGCATCGTCGGAGCCTCCGGCGACTTCGATGCCCAGGCCGACCAGGCCTTCCGCAACCTGCGCCGCGCGCTGGAGGCCGGCGGCTCCAGCCTGCGGCGCGTCGTCAAGGTCACGATCTTCCTGACCGCGATGGCCGAGAACTTCCCCAAGATCGTCGAGCTGCGTCGCCGCTGGTTCTCCGCGCCCTACCCGGCCGACACCATCGTCGAGGTCAAGGCCCTGTACTCGCCCGAGGCGATGATCGAGATCGAGGCGATCGCGCTGCCCGAAACGGAGCAAGCACGATGA
- a CDS encoding NADH:flavin oxidoreductase, which yields MSAPTNAHADSLFAPLALGGMSLPNRLAVAPMTRISASPEGLATPEMARYYRRFAAGGFGLVISEGIYTDQAWSQAYAGQPGLSDGPQAAAWRPVVQAVQAAGGRMVAQLMHAGALAQGNRFRADTVAPSALRPVGTQMGAYRGSGPYPEPRAIGEAEIRAAIDGFADAARRAIESTGFDGLEIHGANGYLLDQFLTGHSNRRGDGWGGASLEQRARLSLEVVDAVRRAVGPGVPLGLRLSQAKVNDFHHRWPEAEAGAARLFARLAEAGQLDYLHITEPEAWRPAFAEGGASLVQLARRHAPGLPVIANGGLHEPARARQLRADGAALIALGRGALANPDWPRRVAAGAEPRPFDPALLAPLGNLKETELA from the coding sequence ATGAGCGCGCCCACCAACGCCCATGCCGATTCACTGTTCGCGCCGCTGGCCCTGGGCGGCATGAGCCTACCGAACCGCCTGGCCGTCGCGCCGATGACCCGCATCAGCGCCAGCCCCGAGGGCCTGGCCACGCCCGAGATGGCGCGCTACTACCGGCGTTTCGCCGCCGGCGGCTTCGGCCTGGTGATCAGCGAGGGCATCTACACCGACCAGGCCTGGTCGCAGGCCTATGCCGGCCAGCCGGGCCTCAGCGACGGGCCCCAAGCCGCTGCCTGGCGGCCGGTGGTGCAGGCGGTGCAGGCCGCCGGTGGGCGCATGGTCGCGCAGCTGATGCATGCCGGGGCGCTGGCCCAGGGCAACCGCTTTCGCGCCGACACGGTCGCGCCCTCGGCGCTGCGGCCCGTCGGCACGCAGATGGGCGCCTACCGCGGCAGCGGCCCCTACCCGGAGCCGCGCGCGATCGGCGAGGCCGAGATCCGCGCGGCGATCGACGGCTTCGCCGACGCCGCGCGGCGCGCCATCGAGTCCACCGGCTTCGACGGGCTGGAGATCCACGGCGCCAACGGCTATCTGCTGGACCAGTTCCTGACCGGCCACAGCAACCGCCGCGGCGACGGCTGGGGCGGCGCCAGCTTGGAGCAGCGCGCGCGGCTGAGCCTCGAGGTGGTGGACGCGGTGCGCCGCGCGGTCGGCCCCGGCGTGCCGCTGGGCCTGCGCCTCTCGCAGGCCAAGGTGAACGACTTCCACCACCGCTGGCCCGAGGCCGAAGCCGGCGCGGCGCGCCTGTTCGCGCGCCTGGCCGAGGCGGGCCAGCTGGACTATCTGCACATCACCGAGCCCGAGGCCTGGCGCCCGGCCTTCGCCGAGGGCGGCGCGAGCCTGGTGCAGCTGGCGCGTCGCCATGCGCCGGGGCTGCCCGTCATCGCCAACGGCGGCCTGCATGAGCCCGCGCGGGCGCGCCAGCTGCGCGCGGACGGCGCCGCGCTGATCGCGCTGGGCCGCGGCGCGCTGGCCAATCCGGACTGGCCGCGGCGCGTCGCCGCCGGTGCCGAGCCGCGGCCCTTCGACCCGGCGCTGCTGGCGCCGCTGGGCAATCTCAAGGAAACCGAGCTGGCATGA